CAACTGCGCCACCCGCGAAGAGGTGGTGGAACGGCTCACCAGCCACTACGGCGAAACCCGGCGCTCGATCGGGCTTGGCGCGAACAACGTGGTGGTCGAAACCTACGCGTCTGACGAAACCGGCAGCTGGACGATCACCGCCACCCTGCCCAACGGCACTACCTGCCTCGTGGCCTCGGGGCTGTCGTTTGAAAACATCGCCGAGGCGCTCCCCGCCAAGGGAAGCGACGCTTAAGGCCGGGCTGCCCGCCCCAGCGGCCCCTTTAGAACAGCCCGTCGTGGACGAGTTTCACGCCGGTGATCAGAAGCAGCGCATAGCTGAGGATGAAGAACGGCCGCTCCGGCATCCAATTGTGCGCGCGCACCCCGATCCAGACCCCAAGCACCGCCACCGGGGCCAGAAGCACATTGGCCAGCAGCGTCTGCGCGGTGAACATCCCCAGCACGGCATAGGGCAGCGCCTTGAACAGGTTGATCGCCCAGAACACGATGACCGACGTCGCCTGATAGGTGGTTTTCCCCACGTTTTGCGACAGCATGTAGATCGCCACCGGCGGCCCACCCGCATGGCTGATATAGCTGGTGAAGCCTGCCACGGCCCCCGTCACATAGCCGATCCAGCCCGCCAGCGGTTTCTCGGAGATGCGGATCCAGTTCACATGGCGGCCGAACTGGAAGGCGACAAAGGCCAGCGCCACGAGGCCGAGCATCAGCCGCAGCAGATCCGCATCCGCCAGCCCGAACAGCAGTGCGCCAAGGGCGATGCCGGGCAGGCTGCCAAGGATCAGGCGCTTTGAGCTGGGGCCATCCCACTTGCGCCAATAGGGCTTTAGCGCGGTGACATCCATCAGCATCAGAAGCGGCAACATCAGCCCAACGGCCAGCTCAGGCTCCAACACCAGCGCCAGCAACGGCGCAGCGGCAAAAGCCGCACCAGAGCCGAATCCCCCTTTGGAGATTCCCGCGTAAAGCACCGCCGGAACAGCGAACAAAAAGAATGTCAGGTTCAGCTCCACAGCCCGGCTCCTCCTGCCGTTGGGTCAGCATGACACCCCATTAGCGGGTAAATGTTAGCGCTAAAAGCAATAATGTTAGCGCCCTCAGCAAGAATGTTGCGAAATGCCGCGCTGCAGCGCACTTGCGTGAAAGCCCTGAAACCCTTACGCATCGCGCCAAGCTCAACCAAACTGGAGATCGAATCCATGGCCAGACCCAAGATCGCCCTCATCGGCGCCGGTCAGATCGGTGGCACGCTCGCCCACCTCGCCGCCCTCAAAGAACTGGGCGACGTCGTCCTCTTCGACATCGCCGACGGCGTTCCGCAGGGCAAGGCCCTCGACATCGCCGAATCCGGCCCCGTTGACCGCTTCGACGCCGCCCTCTCCGGCACCACCGATTACGCCGACATCGCCGGCGCCGACGTGGTGATCGTGACCGCAGGCGTGCCGCGCAAGCCGGGCATGAGCCGCGACGATCTTTTGGGCATCAACCTGAAAGTGATGAAATCCGTCGGCGAAGGCATCCGCGACAACGCGCCGAACGCCTTCGTGATCTGCATCACCAACCCGCTGGACGCCATGGTCTGGGCGCTGCGCGAGTTCTCCGGCCTGCCCCACAACAAGGTCTGCGGCATGGCCGGCGTGCTGGACTCGGCCCGCTTCCGCCACTTCCTGTCGGTGGAATTCGACGTGTCGATGAAAGACGTCACCGCCTTCGTGCTGGGCGGCCACGGCGACACGATGGTGCCGCTGACCCGCTACTCCACCGTGGCCGGCGTGCCGCTGCCCGACCTCGTGAAGATGGGCTGGACAACGCAGGAAAAACTGGACGCCATCGTGCAGCGCACCCGTGACGGCGGCGCCGAGATCGTTGGCCTGCTGAAAACCGGCTCCGCCTATTACGCGCCCGCCGCTTCCGCGATCGAGATGGCCGAAGCCTACCTCAAGGATCAGAAGCGCGTTCTGCCCTGTGCCGCCTATGTGGACGGCGCGTTCGGCCTCGAAGGCATGTATGTGGGCGTGCCCACCGTGATCGGCGCGGACGGCATCGAGAAGATCCTCAACATCGAACTGTCCAAAGACGAGCAGGCGATGTTCGACAACTCCGTTAACGCCGTGAAAGGCCTCGTGGACGCTTGCAAAGGCATCGACCCGACGCTGGCCTAAGCCGCATCTGCCTTTGAACGGATCGGGAAAGCGGGGCTTTGGC
The sequence above is drawn from the Pseudoruegeria sp. SHC-113 genome and encodes:
- a CDS encoding sulfite exporter TauE/SafE family protein, which translates into the protein MELNLTFFLFAVPAVLYAGISKGGFGSGAAFAAAPLLALVLEPELAVGLMLPLLMLMDVTALKPYWRKWDGPSSKRLILGSLPGIALGALLFGLADADLLRLMLGLVALAFVAFQFGRHVNWIRISEKPLAGWIGYVTGAVAGFTSYISHAGGPPVAIYMLSQNVGKTTYQATSVIVFWAINLFKALPYAVLGMFTAQTLLANVLLAPVAVLGVWIGVRAHNWMPERPFFILSYALLLITGVKLVHDGLF
- the mdh gene encoding malate dehydrogenase is translated as MARPKIALIGAGQIGGTLAHLAALKELGDVVLFDIADGVPQGKALDIAESGPVDRFDAALSGTTDYADIAGADVVIVTAGVPRKPGMSRDDLLGINLKVMKSVGEGIRDNAPNAFVICITNPLDAMVWALREFSGLPHNKVCGMAGVLDSARFRHFLSVEFDVSMKDVTAFVLGGHGDTMVPLTRYSTVAGVPLPDLVKMGWTTQEKLDAIVQRTRDGGAEIVGLLKTGSAYYAPAASAIEMAEAYLKDQKRVLPCAAYVDGAFGLEGMYVGVPTVIGADGIEKILNIELSKDEQAMFDNSVNAVKGLVDACKGIDPTLA